The following proteins are co-located in the Trichormus variabilis 0441 genome:
- a CDS encoding AAA family ATPase — MSETYPILIHLGEKLNRVIVGQSQLIQQLLVGLLSGGHIILEGVPGTGKTLLVKVLARLIQADFHRVQLTPDVLPSDITGTNIFDLNNRNFTLKKGPVFTEVLLADEINRTPPKTQAALLEAMEEMQVTLDGESLPLPDLFWVIATQNPLEFEGTYPLPEAQLDRFLFKLVVDYPDQTAEKQMLLNRQAGFAARRSDINSLQPIATVTDILEARQAVKAVKVSESIIDYLLALVRTSRQYPDLALGASPRAAGAWLQTSQAVAWLEGRDFVTPDDIKAVASPLLRHRLILKPEAMLDGLQIDAVIAAVVNQVAVPR, encoded by the coding sequence ATGAGTGAAACCTATCCTATTCTTATTCACCTTGGTGAAAAACTGAACCGCGTTATTGTCGGACAATCTCAGCTAATACAACAGCTACTGGTAGGACTATTATCGGGTGGACATATCATTTTAGAGGGAGTGCCAGGAACAGGTAAAACGCTGTTGGTGAAAGTTTTAGCGCGGTTGATTCAAGCGGATTTTCATCGGGTGCAACTCACGCCGGATGTTTTACCATCAGACATTACAGGCACAAATATTTTTGATTTAAATAATCGCAATTTCACCCTGAAAAAAGGCCCTGTTTTTACAGAAGTTTTGCTTGCAGACGAAATTAACCGCACTCCACCAAAAACGCAAGCAGCGTTACTGGAAGCGATGGAAGAGATGCAGGTAACTTTGGATGGCGAAAGCTTACCTTTACCAGATTTGTTTTGGGTAATTGCCACCCAAAACCCTTTGGAATTTGAGGGTACTTATCCTTTGCCTGAAGCCCAATTAGATAGGTTCTTATTTAAGCTAGTGGTAGATTACCCCGACCAAACGGCAGAAAAGCAAATGCTACTCAATCGTCAAGCGGGTTTTGCCGCAAGACGCTCAGATATTAACAGTTTGCAACCAATAGCAACAGTCACTGATATCTTAGAGGCACGGCAGGCCGTCAAAGCAGTTAAGGTATCAGAATCTATTATTGATTATTTGTTGGCGTTGGTGAGGACATCACGTCAATATCCTGATTTAGCTTTGGGTGCGTCACCGCGTGCGGCTGGTGCTTGGTTGCAAACCTCTCAAGCAGTAGCGTGGTTAGAGGGACGAGATTTTGTGACTCCAGATGATATTAAAGCAGTTGCATCACCTTTATTACGTCATCGCCTGATTCTTAAGCCAGAAGCGATGCTAGATGGTTTACAAATTGATGCGGTAATTGCGGCGGTAGTTAATCAAGTCGCTGTACCAAGGTAA
- a CDS encoding DUF58 domain-containing protein has translation MVPAKRVYLLLILGLAIAPILSLLIGIPASIAIALLFDITVLGLMIVDSRQVRSLRVEVQRQLPARLSIGRDNPVILSITSAKTEAVVQIRDYYPTGFGVSTLTVNTTIPSQGKEEIKYTVNPTQRGEFSWGNIQVRQLAPWGLAWDDWQIPQSVQVKVYPDLIGLRSLSIRLTLQSSGSMRQSRQLGIGTDFAELRNYRTGDDLRLIDWKATARRVGVPLVRVLEPEQEQTLIILLDRGRLMTARVKGLQRFDWGLNAALSLALAGLHRGDRVGVGVFDRLMHTWLPPQRGQHHLSKLIDHLTPIQPVLLESDYLGAVTNVVRQQTRRALVVVITDLVDVTASTELLAALTRLAPRYLPFCVTLRDPQVDNLAHTFTEDVSQTYNRAVALDLLAQRQVAFAQLKQKGVLVLDAPANQITDQLVDRYLQLKARNQL, from the coding sequence ATGGTTCCAGCTAAACGGGTTTATCTGCTGCTAATTTTGGGACTAGCGATCGCGCCAATTTTATCATTGTTAATTGGTATTCCTGCCAGTATAGCGATCGCTCTATTATTCGATATCACCGTCTTAGGATTGATGATTGTCGATAGTCGGCAAGTACGTTCTCTGCGGGTAGAAGTTCAGCGTCAATTACCAGCACGTTTATCTATCGGGCGTGATAACCCCGTAATATTGTCAATCACATCAGCAAAGACTGAGGCTGTAGTTCAAATCCGCGATTATTACCCGACTGGATTTGGTGTCTCTACACTGACGGTAAATACTACAATTCCTTCACAAGGGAAGGAAGAAATCAAATATACTGTCAACCCAACACAGCGCGGGGAATTTTCTTGGGGAAATATTCAGGTACGACAGTTAGCGCCTTGGGGTTTAGCTTGGGATGATTGGCAGATTCCCCAAAGTGTACAGGTGAAAGTTTACCCAGATTTGATTGGATTGCGATCGCTCTCTATTCGTTTGACACTACAATCATCTGGTTCGATGCGCCAATCACGACAGTTAGGGATTGGGACAGATTTTGCCGAATTGCGGAACTATCGCACTGGTGACGATTTACGCTTGATTGATTGGAAAGCTACCGCCCGTCGTGTGGGAGTGCCTTTAGTGCGAGTACTGGAACCAGAACAGGAGCAAACCCTAATTATATTATTGGATCGCGGTCGGTTGATGACTGCCAGAGTCAAAGGATTACAACGATTTGACTGGGGATTAAATGCAGCTTTATCATTAGCTTTAGCCGGATTACATCGTGGCGATCGCGTCGGCGTGGGTGTATTTGACCGTCTTATGCACACATGGCTACCACCACAAAGAGGTCAACATCATTTAAGTAAGCTAATTGACCATCTGACACCGATTCAACCAGTATTATTAGAGTCCGATTATTTGGGCGCAGTAACAAATGTTGTCAGACAACAAACTCGTCGCGCATTAGTAGTAGTAATTACTGATTTAGTAGATGTCACCGCCTCTACTGAACTCCTCGCCGCACTTACTCGACTAGCACCACGCTATTTACCCTTTTGCGTCACCTTGCGAGATCCACAGGTAGACAATTTAGCACATACTTTTACGGAAGATGTGAGCCAAACTTACAACCGTGCAGTTGCTTTAGATTTATTGGCGCAAAGACAAGTTGCTTTTGCTCAATTAAAACAAAAAGGTGTCTTAGTACTTGATGCACCAGCCAATCAAATTACCGATCAGTTAGTTGATCGATATTTGCAACTGAAAGCCCGTAATCAACTGTAA
- a CDS encoding energy transducer TonB has product MTFSGYNVEQRSKEVKALQSFLTYSFIGSMALHIGLLASGLGNFLARIPQVEEEPIEIAIVDPVTAEVEKAPEAVLAEPKIDNASGGGSQGGGGGSSSEISIATKPQVVNQVRPVPKVVDNFKTPQVQQQPQKTITSIEKAEPVNKLSQEIATEPQAPTKSAIVNPSTNQSSDNLRRLLSGLRNSQTVQGNVATGTGSSLASGSGSSTGNGIGSGIGRGIGSGTGNGVGSGTGNGSGTGTGSGTGNVQAIATTSTPPKIRTEPRENNRSGNGRAACRECNARYPEAARRRGIEGRVEVAVDTDSQGNVTGARIARSSGNRELDEETLRQARNWKLKPAEGGRQGVAIATEFALQGSRRHRQVQEQKKRREAEARSQQTTAANNDATEGTRRRRRLVTSTEANTPAPTSSETRVRRTSESTSERPSTPASATRTGTARESLRRIRRERTTNNSAQEAPQTPTPTRRQRRENAQSASQDKLRATLRGLRQPAQPAPAAPPASTTPANQE; this is encoded by the coding sequence ATGACATTTTCTGGTTATAATGTCGAGCAACGTTCCAAGGAAGTTAAGGCTCTCCAGTCTTTTTTAACTTACAGTTTCATTGGCTCAATGGCTTTACACATTGGTTTGCTGGCTTCAGGTTTGGGTAACTTTCTGGCACGAATTCCTCAAGTTGAAGAAGAACCGATAGAAATAGCGATCGTTGATCCTGTAACTGCGGAAGTGGAAAAAGCACCAGAGGCAGTTTTGGCAGAACCAAAAATAGATAATGCTTCTGGAGGAGGTTCTCAAGGCGGTGGTGGCGGCTCCAGTAGTGAAATTTCCATTGCCACAAAGCCACAAGTTGTTAACCAGGTACGTCCAGTTCCGAAAGTAGTTGACAATTTCAAAACGCCTCAAGTTCAACAACAGCCTCAAAAGACCATCACTTCTATTGAGAAAGCAGAACCAGTCAATAAGCTTTCGCAAGAAATTGCTACTGAACCGCAAGCACCAACAAAATCAGCAATTGTTAATCCCAGCACAAATCAAAGTAGTGACAACTTAAGACGCTTATTAAGTGGACTAAGAAATTCTCAAACGGTTCAGGGAAATGTGGCAACTGGAACCGGCTCTAGTCTAGCTTCGGGTTCGGGTAGCAGTACTGGTAACGGTATTGGTAGTGGTATCGGTAGAGGTATTGGTAGCGGTACTGGTAACGGTGTTGGTAGCGGTACTGGTAATGGTAGTGGTACTGGTACTGGTAGTGGTACTGGTAACGTCCAAGCGATCGCTACAACATCAACACCACCCAAAATACGTACAGAACCGCGTGAAAACAACAGATCAGGAAATGGTCGTGCAGCTTGCCGCGAGTGTAACGCCAGATATCCAGAAGCTGCTAGACGACGGGGGATTGAAGGCAGAGTAGAAGTAGCTGTTGATACCGATTCTCAAGGTAATGTTACTGGTGCTAGAATTGCCCGTTCTAGCGGTAATCGAGAACTAGACGAAGAAACTTTAAGACAAGCACGTAATTGGAAATTAAAACCTGCTGAAGGTGGTAGACAGGGAGTAGCGATCGCCACTGAATTTGCTCTACAAGGGTCACGACGACACCGCCAAGTCCAAGAACAAAAAAAACGTAGAGAAGCTGAAGCCAGAAGCCAACAAACAACAGCAGCTAATAATGATGCTACAGAAGGAACTCGCAGACGTAGACGTTTGGTGACTTCCACTGAGGCTAATACTCCTGCTCCAACCTCCAGCGAAACTAGAGTTAGACGCACAAGTGAATCTACATCAGAACGCCCTAGTACACCTGCTTCAGCAACAAGAACAGGTACAGCTAGAGAGAGTTTGCGCCGTATCCGCCGGGAGCGTACAACTAATAATTCTGCACAAGAAGCACCCCAAACCCCTACTCCTACTAGACGACAGCGCAGAGAAAATGCTCAATCTGCTAGTCAAGACAAGTTAAGAGCGACTTTACGAGGTTTACGCCAGCCTGCTCAGCCAGCACCCGCAGCACCACCAGCTTCAACTACGCCTGCAAATCAGGAATAA
- a CDS encoding MBL fold metallo-hydrolase yields the protein MYLTWLDSNSWLLELSNQRILIDPWLVDALSFGNLDWLFKGYRPQERTIPENIDLILLSQGLEDHAHPPTLKQLNHNIPVVASPNAAKVVQALGYKSVTTLAHGESFTFNNQIEIRAFPGSPIGPTVVENSYLVKELATSLTLYYEPHGYHSPQLKQFAPVDVVITPTVDLALPLLGPIIKGYKSALEVAQWLEPQVMLPTAAGGDVIFEGLLTKVLKTEGSVADLRLLFKKNNLLTQVLEPNPGDRLELQLAKRTSGTPK from the coding sequence ATGTATTTAACTTGGTTAGACAGCAATAGTTGGTTGCTCGAACTCAGCAATCAGCGAATACTTATAGACCCGTGGTTGGTTGATGCGTTAAGTTTTGGGAATTTAGATTGGCTGTTCAAAGGGTATCGTCCTCAAGAACGCACCATACCAGAAAATATTGATCTAATTCTGCTATCTCAAGGTTTAGAAGATCATGCACATCCACCCACACTGAAGCAACTAAACCATAATATTCCAGTGGTGGCTTCTCCTAATGCGGCGAAAGTAGTGCAAGCTTTGGGTTATAAGTCTGTCACTACCTTGGCTCATGGTGAAAGTTTTACTTTCAATAATCAAATCGAAATTAGAGCTTTTCCTGGTTCACCAATCGGCCCGACTGTGGTTGAAAATAGTTATCTGGTGAAAGAATTAGCCACTAGTTTAACGCTTTACTACGAACCTCATGGCTATCATTCTCCACAGTTGAAACAGTTTGCACCAGTGGATGTTGTAATTACGCCAACAGTTGACTTAGCTTTACCCCTGCTGGGGCCAATTATTAAAGGATATAAAAGTGCATTGGAAGTAGCGCAGTGGTTGGAGCCACAAGTTATGCTTCCTACCGCCGCCGGAGGAGATGTCATCTTTGAGGGATTATTGACAAAAGTCCTCAAAACGGAGGGAAGTGTTGCAGACTTGCGTTTGCTATTCAAAAAAAACAATTTACTTACACAAGTGTTGGAACCAAATCCAGGCGATCGCCTAGAATTACAATTAGCTAAACGCACTTCAGGGACTCCCAAGTAA
- the atpC gene encoding ATP synthase F1 subunit epsilon: MTLTVRVISPDKTVWDAEADEVILPSTTGQLGILSGHAPLLTALDTGVLRVRTSKSQNWQAIALLGGFAEVEEDEVTILVNGGERGDTINLEEARTAYSQAQTKLNQVPAGDRQAQIQANQAFKRARARFQAAGGLV; the protein is encoded by the coding sequence ATGACCCTAACTGTCCGTGTAATTTCCCCAGATAAAACAGTGTGGGATGCGGAAGCTGATGAAGTGATCTTACCCAGCACTACCGGTCAGCTAGGTATCCTGAGTGGACACGCACCACTACTAACCGCACTAGATACAGGCGTACTACGAGTACGCACCAGCAAGAGCCAAAATTGGCAAGCGATCGCCCTGTTGGGTGGTTTTGCCGAAGTTGAAGAAGATGAAGTCACCATTCTCGTCAATGGTGGTGAACGCGGCGACACGATTAACCTAGAAGAAGCACGTACTGCTTACAGCCAAGCTCAAACAAAGCTGAATCAAGTACCCGCAGGCGATCGTCAAGCCCAAATCCAAGCTAATCAAGCCTTTAAACGCGCTCGCGCTCGTTTTCAAGCGGCTGGCGGCTTGGTATAA